From Bacillus sp. FSL K6-3431, the proteins below share one genomic window:
- a CDS encoding rhamnogalacturonan lyase family protein gives MKMLSVLTSTVMMASLFTGLSPISSHQVKAEEAIVSNNLKFDFGSSTSPVAEGYTQVTNTMIYSEDRGFGINKSIANRDRGNPDDLRRDFVIDGNYEFKVDVPNGEYLVKILAGDEIAFNRSSFSIEGVSYGSISSSTGNYAELSPNVVVSDGQLNVLIGDNGRINALEVIPMIAPEGLELVDTSVGMESSVSLKWQEADGALGYNIYRTLEGEDDPMKIGSSKSPEFTDTNAQLGYTYQYTVTQIDSGHIESTNSESLTVSVVDSNVDAPGPPSSLSLGQAKENSISFNWDAIDDTVLYYVYRAKAEDGPYSLLATSTKPSFSEDIQTTMNYYYKVSAVNLGGFSELSQQMKTPIANVVARQMEKLNRDLVAVKVDEGVYLSWRLLGNDSENISFNLYREGVKVNQKPVSTSTNFVDTEGTVDASYELREVLNGKENVEDQTEVLSNNYFDIPLQKPEDGTTPDGVDYTYSANDASIGDLDGDGEYEIVLKWDPSNSQDNSKAGYTGNVYIDAYKLDGTLLWRLDLGKNIRAGAHYTQFLVYDFDGDGKSEVVMKTADGTKDGLGNVIGDVDADYRNSGGYVLSGPEFLTIFKGETGKALTSTDYYPPRGNVDSWGDNYGNRVDRFLAGVAYLDGKTPSIIMARGYYTRAVIAAYNFKDGQLTKQWDFDTNKPDNALYAGQGNHSISVADVDGDGKDEIIYGAAAIDHDGSPLHNTGLGHGDAQHVGDLDPNRPGLEIYQVHENKGAEYGMSFRDAETGEIIWGVHTGADTGRGVSSDVDPRYPGAESWAIAGPWDSRVGGVYTTKGEKVSSNIPTSNFAIWWDGDLLRELLDHDFDGSLPSDHPRYGLGAAKIDKWDYKNNKLVNLLSDDKITSSNWTKGNPALQADLLGDWREEAIWRLNDSSALRVYTTTAVTEHRIPTLMHDPQYRLAIAWQNVAYNQPPHPSYFLGHDMDEAPFPTIYTDEVVEAVVKINPQKLNLKSKGGKNSVTVSIELPSNIEGNAKAVRLNVDGKTIFGDLAGKGNSFNNKKLTVKFNRQEIIDTLNGLSGQVNVNLLGYLDSGVTFIGKDSINVIH, from the coding sequence ATGAAAATGTTATCCGTATTGACAAGTACTGTTATGATGGCGTCACTATTTACTGGACTTTCGCCCATATCTTCACATCAGGTAAAAGCAGAGGAAGCAATCGTTAGTAATAACCTGAAGTTTGATTTTGGATCATCTACAAGTCCGGTTGCTGAAGGATATACTCAAGTTACAAATACAATGATTTATAGTGAAGATAGGGGCTTTGGTATTAATAAAAGCATTGCCAATCGTGATAGAGGAAATCCAGATGATTTAAGACGAGATTTTGTTATTGACGGCAACTATGAATTTAAAGTAGATGTCCCGAATGGAGAGTATTTAGTAAAGATCCTTGCTGGTGACGAGATTGCGTTTAATCGATCTAGTTTTTCAATAGAGGGCGTCTCATATGGCTCTATTTCATCGAGTACAGGAAATTATGCTGAGCTATCGCCAAATGTAGTAGTTAGTGATGGACAATTAAATGTATTGATTGGAGATAATGGACGCATCAACGCATTGGAAGTGATTCCGATGATTGCCCCAGAAGGATTAGAGTTAGTAGATACTAGTGTAGGAATGGAGTCAAGTGTGTCATTAAAGTGGCAAGAAGCTGATGGTGCATTAGGTTATAATATTTATCGAACATTAGAGGGTGAAGATGATCCTATGAAAATAGGTAGTAGTAAGAGTCCAGAATTTACGGACACGAATGCACAGCTTGGGTATACATATCAATACACCGTTACCCAAATTGATAGTGGGCATATTGAATCCACGAATAGTGAGTCACTCACTGTTTCTGTAGTCGATTCAAATGTTGATGCACCGGGTCCCCCTTCTTCGCTCTCACTTGGTCAGGCAAAAGAAAATTCGATTTCGTTTAACTGGGATGCAATTGATGATACTGTTTTATACTATGTTTATCGGGCAAAAGCTGAAGATGGGCCATACTCATTATTGGCAACTTCTACTAAACCATCATTCTCAGAAGATATCCAAACGACAATGAACTATTACTACAAAGTAAGTGCAGTAAATCTAGGTGGGTTCTCTGAGTTATCACAACAAATGAAAACACCGATTGCAAATGTGGTGGCCCGTCAAATGGAGAAATTGAATCGTGACCTAGTAGCTGTAAAAGTGGACGAGGGGGTTTATTTAAGCTGGCGCCTTCTTGGAAATGATTCAGAAAACATTTCATTTAACCTATATCGAGAAGGAGTAAAAGTAAATCAGAAGCCAGTTTCTACAAGCACGAATTTCGTTGACACAGAAGGAACTGTTGATGCTTCCTACGAATTACGTGAGGTTCTAAATGGTAAAGAGAATGTAGAGGATCAAACAGAAGTGTTAAGTAACAATTACTTTGATATTCCGCTTCAAAAGCCAGAAGACGGTACTACTCCGGATGGAGTCGACTATACGTATAGTGCAAATGATGCAAGTATCGGAGATTTAGACGGAGATGGTGAATATGAAATTGTCCTAAAGTGGGATCCTTCTAACTCTCAGGATAATTCAAAAGCCGGCTACACGGGTAATGTGTATATTGACGCTTATAAGCTAGATGGGACCCTTCTTTGGAGATTAGACTTAGGTAAAAATATTCGGGCAGGAGCTCATTATACACAGTTTTTAGTCTATGATTTTGATGGAGACGGAAAATCTGAAGTGGTTATGAAAACAGCTGATGGTACGAAGGATGGATTAGGAAATGTCATTGGAGATGTTGATGCTGATTATCGTAATTCAGGTGGATATGTATTAAGTGGACCAGAGTTTTTAACCATTTTTAAGGGGGAAACAGGTAAAGCGCTTACTTCAACAGATTACTACCCACCTAGAGGAAATGTTGATTCATGGGGTGATAACTATGGAAACCGTGTGGACCGTTTTTTAGCTGGAGTAGCATACTTAGATGGAAAAACACCAAGTATCATTATGGCTCGTGGATACTATACGAGAGCAGTTATCGCTGCATATAACTTTAAGGATGGACAGCTTACCAAGCAATGGGATTTTGATACCAATAAGCCTGATAATGCATTATATGCTGGGCAAGGAAACCACAGCATAAGTGTTGCAGATGTAGATGGTGATGGGAAAGATGAGATTATTTATGGCGCAGCTGCCATTGATCATGACGGGTCTCCTCTACACAACACAGGCCTAGGCCATGGTGATGCACAGCATGTCGGTGATTTAGATCCTAATAGACCAGGTCTAGAAATTTATCAGGTTCATGAAAATAAAGGTGCTGAATATGGAATGTCCTTCCGCGATGCTGAAACAGGTGAAATTATATGGGGAGTTCATACAGGTGCAGATACGGGAAGGGGCGTATCCTCTGATGTCGACCCTCGTTATCCAGGTGCTGAGTCATGGGCAATTGCTGGTCCGTGGGATAGTCGCGTAGGTGGTGTTTATACGACCAAAGGAGAAAAAGTATCAAGTAATATTCCAACATCAAATTTTGCAATTTGGTGGGACGGAGATTTACTACGCGAATTACTTGACCATGACTTTGATGGATCATTACCATCTGATCATCCTAGATATGGATTAGGTGCTGCAAAAATTGATAAATGGGACTATAAAAATAACAAATTAGTCAACTTATTATCGGATGATAAAATTACTTCTAGCAACTGGACAAAAGGGAATCCAGCATTACAAGCTGATTTATTAGGAGACTGGAGAGAAGAAGCAATTTGGAGATTAAATGATAGTAGTGCACTACGTGTGTATACGACTACTGCTGTAACGGAACATCGCATTCCTACTTTAATGCATGATCCCCAATATCGTCTGGCAATTGCATGGCAAAATGTAGCGTATAACCAACCACCACATCCAAGCTATTTCTTAGGTCATGATATGGATGAAGCACCGTTTCCAACTATTTATACAGATGAGGTAGTGGAAGCAGTTGTTAAAATAAATCCGCAAAAATTGAACCTAAAAAGTAAGGGTGGGAAAAATTCAGTGACTGTTTCTATTGAATTACCATCAAATATTGAAGGAAATGCGAAGGCTGTACGCTTAAATGTAGATGGAAAAACAATTTTCGGTGATTTAGCTGGAAAAGGAAACAGTTTCAATAATAAAAAATTAACGGTTAAATTTAATCGACAAGAAATAATAGATACGTTAAATGGACTAAGTGGTCAGGTAAATGTTAACTTATTAGGCTATCTTGATTCTGGCGTTACATTTATCGGAAAAGATAGTATCAACGTCATTCACTAA
- a CDS encoding serine/threonine protein kinase, whose translation MRNIFILRSIRKIYQFFVDIPIKEGTVLNDRYEVLSVIGTGSYGIVYLCKDLKSQENRVVKQLRPSKRYNKREVGLFERETSVLRTLNHKNMPIIYEAFSYDEYFFYVMSFIDGDNLEHQIFFSKKTFNEKESLQILEQLLELVDYLHKKDIYHQDLRIPNILLKDNELFLIDFGLSRQKVSVDPLQSTSSSLHNKQESILEMKQQDYYDLGEILLYLLYTTYFSKSKKALPWTEELSLEKGTVNLLKRLLGINEPYLKISEISADLHAALKAKEKEY comes from the coding sequence GTGAGGAACATTTTTATTTTGCGGTCAATTCGAAAAATTTATCAGTTTTTTGTAGATATACCTATTAAAGAGGGGACGGTTCTGAACGATCGCTACGAGGTTTTGAGTGTTATTGGGACTGGAAGCTATGGCATTGTTTATCTTTGCAAAGACTTGAAATCACAAGAGAATAGGGTGGTTAAACAGCTCCGTCCAAGTAAACGTTATAACAAAAGAGAGGTTGGGTTGTTTGAAAGAGAAACCTCTGTTTTGCGTACACTGAACCACAAAAATATGCCAATAATATATGAAGCTTTTTCATATGACGAATATTTTTTTTATGTAATGAGTTTCATTGATGGGGACAATTTGGAACACCAAATTTTTTTTAGTAAGAAAACTTTTAACGAGAAAGAATCTCTACAAATTCTTGAACAACTGCTTGAATTAGTTGATTATCTTCATAAAAAAGACATTTACCATCAAGATTTACGTATTCCAAACATTTTACTAAAAGATAATGAGCTCTTTTTAATCGATTTTGGTTTGTCTAGGCAAAAAGTTTCGGTAGACCCACTTCAATCGACATCTAGTTCGTTACATAACAAACAAGAAAGTATCCTAGAAATGAAACAACAAGATTACTATGATTTAGGAGAAATACTATTATATTTGCTTTATACGACGTATTTTTCCAAAAGTAAAAAAGCTCTTCCTTGGACAGAAGAACTTTCATTAGAAAAGGGAACCGTAAATTTACTGAAAAGACTGTTAGGAATTAATGAACCTTATTTAAAAATAAGTGAAATTTCAGCTGATCTTCATGCTGCACTTAAAGCGAAAGAAAAAGAATATTAA
- a CDS encoding YneF family protein — MLWQFILTGVLALLAGVALGFFIARKYMMTYLKKNPPINEQMLKMMMMQMGQKPSQKKINQMMQAMNKQQGK; from the coding sequence ATGCTTTGGCAATTCATTTTAACGGGTGTACTTGCACTGCTTGCCGGTGTAGCGCTAGGGTTTTTCATTGCCCGTAAATATATGATGACATATTTAAAGAAAAATCCACCAATTAATGAACAAATGCTAAAAATGATGATGATGCAAATGGGACAAAAACCGTCGCAAAAGAAAATCAATCAAATGATGCAGGCAATGAACAAACAACAGGGTAAGTAA
- the sirA gene encoding sporulation inhibitor of replication protein SirA translates to MQTRTYFIYLIEDEVADYFYGRENKFYELFVADRKVQGDLQEIVKKQIHFITKPLPYLELHRHLSSSVQKTDMHIKGKAYYIDASKGKKRAELIIKKRYLKLDALGGFESESIFFEVLRKFDGRFLAVDIENNRYGWIKAVKERKYV, encoded by the coding sequence ATGCAAACTCGAACTTATTTCATTTATTTAATAGAAGATGAAGTGGCAGATTACTTTTATGGTCGCGAAAATAAATTTTATGAATTGTTTGTGGCTGATCGAAAAGTCCAAGGTGATCTACAAGAAATTGTGAAAAAACAAATTCATTTTATAACAAAACCATTACCTTACTTAGAGCTCCATCGTCATTTATCATCCTCCGTTCAAAAAACGGACATGCATATTAAAGGGAAGGCTTACTATATAGACGCCTCAAAAGGGAAGAAAAGAGCGGAATTGATTATTAAGAAGCGGTACCTCAAGCTTGATGCCTTAGGAGGATTCGAATCAGAGTCGATTTTCTTTGAGGTACTTCGCAAATTTGATGGTCGGTTTTTAGCGGTAGATATCGAAAATAATCGTTATGGGTGGATTAAAGCAGTAAAAGAGAGAAAGTATGTATGA
- the tkt gene encoding transketolase produces the protein MFEKVDQLAVNTIRTLSIDAIEKSNSGHPGLPMGAAPMAYTLWTRFMNHNPKNPAWFNRDRFVLSAGHGSMLLYSLLHLSGYGVEMNDIKNFRQWGSRTPGHPEYGFTPGVEATTGPLGQGIGMAVGMAMAERHLAEVYNKNNHQVVDHYTYALCGDGDLMEGVASEAVSLAAHLQLGKLIMLYDSNDITLDGKLDKSFSENVAGRFEAYGWHYIRVEDGNNLEEIANAIEAAKNETAKPTLIEVKTVIGYGAPNKSGKSDAHGAPLGEAEMRLAKEYYQWTYEDDFYVPSEVYEVFEERIVNKGKQTEAEWDELFSNYKAENPELAAQLEQAIAGDLPEGWDKDITVYETGKSLATRASSSEVMNDIAKNLPSLVGGAADLASSNKTMIAGESDYGADNYSGRNIWFGVREFGMAAAMNGIALHGGLKVFGGTFFVFSDYLRPAIRLAALMELPVTYVFTHDSIAVGEDGPTHEPVEQLAALRAMPGLSIIRPADGNETAAAWQSAMESKHKPTALILSRQNLPTLPSTAENAKQGIEKGAYVVSPAANESAVALILATGSEVSLAVEAQTALAKEDIYVSVVSMPSWDKFEEQSKEYKESIIPKTIKKRLAIEMASPFGWERYTGDEGDILAIDRFGASAPGEKIAEEFGFTVGNVVKRVKSLL, from the coding sequence ATGTTTGAAAAGGTAGATCAATTAGCAGTAAACACAATTAGAACTTTATCAATTGACGCAATCGAAAAGTCTAATTCTGGTCATCCGGGATTGCCTATGGGAGCAGCTCCAATGGCATACACACTTTGGACTCGCTTTATGAATCATAATCCGAAAAATCCAGCGTGGTTTAATCGTGATCGATTTGTTTTATCTGCAGGTCATGGTTCTATGTTGCTATATAGCTTGCTTCATTTGTCTGGCTATGGAGTAGAGATGAATGATATTAAAAACTTCCGCCAATGGGGTAGTAGAACTCCTGGACATCCTGAATATGGATTTACGCCTGGAGTAGAGGCTACAACAGGACCACTTGGGCAAGGAATTGGTATGGCAGTTGGTATGGCAATGGCAGAACGCCATTTAGCTGAAGTTTATAATAAAAATAATCATCAGGTAGTGGACCATTATACATATGCACTTTGTGGAGATGGGGACTTAATGGAAGGCGTCGCTTCGGAAGCAGTGTCATTAGCAGCGCACTTACAACTTGGGAAATTAATTATGTTGTATGATTCAAATGATATTACACTCGATGGAAAACTTGATAAATCATTCTCTGAAAACGTAGCTGGCCGCTTTGAAGCTTATGGTTGGCATTATATAAGAGTGGAAGATGGAAATAATTTGGAGGAAATTGCTAATGCAATTGAAGCAGCTAAAAACGAAACTGCGAAACCGACATTAATCGAAGTGAAGACAGTGATTGGTTACGGTGCTCCAAATAAATCTGGTAAGTCTGATGCTCACGGTGCACCCCTTGGCGAGGCGGAAATGAGACTTGCTAAAGAATATTACCAATGGACATATGAAGATGATTTTTATGTGCCATCTGAAGTTTACGAAGTATTTGAAGAAAGAATAGTAAATAAAGGAAAACAAACAGAAGCAGAGTGGGATGAGCTTTTCTCAAATTATAAAGCAGAAAATCCTGAACTAGCTGCACAACTAGAACAAGCAATCGCTGGAGATTTACCTGAAGGATGGGACAAAGATATTACTGTCTATGAAACCGGTAAGAGCTTAGCTACAAGAGCTTCTAGTAGTGAAGTTATGAATGATATTGCTAAGAACCTACCATCGCTTGTAGGAGGAGCAGCTGACCTTGCAAGTTCTAATAAAACAATGATAGCTGGTGAATCCGATTACGGTGCTGATAATTATTCTGGCAGAAATATCTGGTTTGGTGTAAGGGAATTTGGAATGGCTGCAGCTATGAATGGAATTGCCCTTCACGGAGGATTAAAAGTGTTCGGTGGAACATTCTTTGTCTTCTCTGATTATTTGCGACCTGCAATTAGACTTGCTGCTTTAATGGAACTTCCTGTAACATATGTATTTACTCATGATAGTATTGCAGTTGGAGAAGATGGACCAACACATGAGCCAGTTGAACAACTTGCAGCACTAAGGGCTATGCCAGGTTTATCGATTATTAGACCTGCGGACGGTAATGAAACAGCAGCTGCTTGGCAGTCTGCAATGGAATCTAAGCATAAACCGACTGCACTCATCTTATCACGTCAGAACTTACCAACTTTACCAAGTACAGCTGAAAATGCAAAGCAAGGTATAGAAAAAGGAGCTTATGTAGTTTCTCCTGCTGCAAATGAATCTGCTGTTGCCCTTATTTTAGCGACTGGTTCTGAAGTAAGTCTTGCAGTGGAAGCACAAACAGCATTAGCAAAAGAAGACATTTATGTTTCTGTTGTAAGTATGCCTTCTTGGGACAAGTTTGAGGAACAATCGAAAGAATATAAAGAATCTATTATACCAAAAACAATTAAAAAGCGTTTAGCGATAGAAATGGCATCTCCGTTTGGCTGGGAAAGATACACGGGAGATGAAGGAGATATACTAGCAATTGATCGTTTTGGAGCATCTGCACCAGGAGAAAAAATTGCTGAGGAATTCGGATTTACAGTTGGAAATGTAGTTAAACGTGTAAAATCCCTACTATAA
- a CDS encoding DUF896 domain-containing protein, with product MLPKEKLARINELAKKAKTQKLTSSEAKEQSKLRAEYLKTFRASMTQTIENVRVYDANGEDVTPDKVKKLQGIKKLH from the coding sequence ATGTTGCCAAAAGAAAAACTGGCTAGAATTAATGAGCTAGCCAAAAAAGCAAAAACACAAAAGTTAACATCCTCTGAGGCGAAAGAACAATCAAAGTTAAGGGCAGAATATTTGAAAACCTTTCGTGCTTCCATGACACAAACAATTGAAAATGTACGTGTATATGATGCGAATGGCGAAGATGTAACTCCAGATAAAGTGAAAAAGTTACAGGGAATAAAGAAATTACACTAA
- a CDS encoding YneB family resolvase-like protein has product MKAIIYCRVSTEKETQETSLIRQEEELLEAANKWNLEVDSVICDRFSGYELDRPGVLIMLEKIQKENIDAILIQDETRLGRGNARIALLHCLMKAGVKLYSFSHHGELEISETDSMVLDIISMVEEHQRKLHNFKIKKGMKRAIARGYRPEKNLKNKGNVEGRDRKDVPLEEIIRFRKNGLTFAEIAATMRGFGYDVSKATVHRRFQEYTLETEQIGNTNSS; this is encoded by the coding sequence GTGAAAGCAATTATTTATTGCCGCGTTAGTACAGAGAAAGAAACACAGGAAACATCCCTAATAAGGCAAGAGGAAGAACTTTTGGAAGCGGCGAATAAATGGAATTTAGAAGTCGATTCAGTTATTTGCGATCGGTTTAGCGGCTACGAGTTAGATCGACCGGGCGTATTGATAATGTTGGAAAAAATTCAAAAAGAAAATATCGATGCGATTCTTATCCAAGATGAAACAAGACTTGGTAGAGGGAATGCAAGAATCGCATTGTTACATTGCTTAATGAAGGCAGGCGTGAAATTATATAGTTTTTCTCACCATGGTGAACTTGAGATTTCTGAAACAGATTCAATGGTTCTTGACATAATAAGTATGGTTGAAGAGCATCAGCGAAAGCTCCATAATTTTAAAATTAAAAAGGGAATGAAGCGTGCGATAGCACGGGGATACCGCCCTGAAAAAAATTTAAAAAACAAAGGAAATGTTGAGGGGAGAGATCGAAAGGATGTCCCCTTGGAGGAAATAATTCGCTTCCGAAAAAATGGTCTTACGTTTGCAGAAATCGCGGCGACGATGAGAGGTTTTGGATATGATGTATCTAAAGCTACCGTACATAGAAGATTTCAAGAGTATACGCTTGAAACAGAACAGATTGGAAATACAAATAGTTCATGA
- the yneA gene encoding cell division suppressor protein YneA: MNYIWKKYSFAIILFILTFVMGIYVIFSSNSNTNEYVIITVQDGESLWSISERYAHNLGVTTSEFVNMLEEKNELKHKLIKSGEQLKVPTPNEKLDNLDNHERQFVIQTE, encoded by the coding sequence ATGAATTATATATGGAAAAAGTATTCTTTTGCTATAATCTTATTTATTTTAACTTTTGTGATGGGAATCTATGTTATTTTTAGTTCAAATAGTAATACAAATGAGTATGTTATCATTACTGTTCAAGATGGAGAATCACTATGGTCAATTTCTGAGAGATACGCTCATAATTTAGGTGTGACCACTTCAGAATTTGTTAATATGTTAGAAGAGAAGAATGAATTAAAACATAAGTTAATAAAAAGTGGAGAGCAGTTAAAGGTGCCAACACCAAATGAAAAATTAGATAACTTAGATAATCATGAAAGACAATTTGTTATTCAAACAGAATAA
- the lexA gene encoding transcriptional repressor LexA has protein sequence MLKISKRQQDILDFIKLEVKSKGYPPSVREIGEAVGLASSSTVHGHLSRLESKGFIRRDPTKPRAIEILKIDEDHIPRQNTVNVPLVGKVTAGLPISAIENIEEYFPLPEQLVPTDEHVFMLEIVGESMIEAGILNGDYVIVRQQQTANNGEIVVAMTEENEATVKRFFKEKDYFRLQPENSNMEPIILHEVSILGKVIGLYRQVIH, from the coding sequence ATGTTGAAAATATCAAAACGACAACAGGATATTTTAGACTTCATTAAATTAGAGGTTAAATCAAAAGGATATCCACCATCTGTTCGTGAAATCGGTGAGGCAGTCGGACTTGCTTCAAGCTCTACAGTTCATGGACATTTATCCAGGCTTGAAAGCAAAGGCTTCATTAGAAGAGATCCGACTAAGCCCCGTGCAATAGAGATTCTCAAAATAGATGAAGATCATATTCCACGTCAAAATACGGTTAATGTCCCTCTTGTAGGTAAAGTTACTGCAGGTTTACCTATTTCTGCAATCGAAAATATTGAAGAATATTTTCCACTTCCAGAACAATTGGTGCCTACTGATGAACATGTGTTTATGCTAGAAATTGTCGGCGAAAGTATGATCGAAGCTGGGATATTAAATGGCGACTATGTGATTGTTCGACAACAACAAACAGCTAATAATGGAGAAATCGTTGTTGCAATGACAGAAGAAAATGAAGCAACAGTAAAAAGATTTTTTAAAGAAAAAGACTATTTCCGACTGCAACCAGAGAATTCCAATATGGAGCCGATTATTTTACATGAAGTTTCTATTCTTGGAAAAGTAATTGGTTTGTATCGCCAAGTTATTCATTAA
- the spoIIP gene encoding stage II sporulation protein P: MLKIAARSMLSIIAIFCLISIIAFSSLKISYLSFIGNDDSRTMSFLYIMSLENHSLQSVLPYSQKRSLGKDALALLTNINLNDMKTFLISEIPGLYAASPKILIAGEGTDFTNLPIESPPPADFGKEEKSETKVEEPKEEAKNQTKDFTAYIYHSHTRESYLPMLQGDQASDKEKNVTLLGKRLGQKLEEKGIKTLVDTTDVEGILKQRNMKYYQSYSVSRELVTEAMNQNKKVELIFDIHRDSQRKDVTTATINGQKFAKLFFVVGLGHPNYEKNLKFAGKLHNMIKAKYPNLSRGVYEKPRDNFNNGIYNQDLAGKSLVIEIGGIDNNLEELNRTVDVLAEIVSEYYWEDSVEASKTK; this comes from the coding sequence ATGCTAAAAATTGCTGCAAGATCTATGCTATCCATCATAGCTATTTTCTGTTTAATATCCATCATAGCTTTTTCCAGTTTGAAAATAAGTTACTTATCATTCATAGGGAACGATGATTCAAGAACGATGTCATTTCTATATATTATGTCACTTGAAAATCATTCACTCCAATCTGTTTTGCCGTATTCACAGAAACGGTCTCTTGGTAAGGATGCATTGGCATTACTGACGAATATTAATTTGAATGATATGAAGACATTTCTGATTAGTGAAATCCCAGGTTTATATGCAGCTAGTCCTAAAATACTTATAGCAGGAGAAGGGACAGATTTTACTAATTTGCCGATTGAGTCGCCCCCTCCAGCAGATTTTGGTAAAGAAGAGAAAAGTGAAACAAAAGTGGAGGAGCCAAAGGAAGAAGCAAAGAATCAAACAAAGGACTTTACAGCTTATATTTATCATTCACATACTCGGGAATCATATTTGCCAATGTTACAAGGGGATCAAGCATCAGATAAAGAAAAAAATGTGACATTACTAGGAAAAAGACTAGGTCAAAAATTAGAAGAAAAAGGAATAAAGACTTTAGTAGACACAACGGATGTAGAAGGAATACTTAAACAAAGGAACATGAAGTACTATCAGTCATATTCAGTATCACGTGAACTAGTTACAGAAGCGATGAATCAAAATAAAAAAGTTGAACTTATTTTCGATATTCATCGGGATTCACAAAGAAAGGATGTTACAACTGCCACAATTAACGGTCAGAAGTTTGCAAAACTCTTTTTTGTTGTAGGGTTAGGGCATCCAAACTATGAAAAAAATCTAAAGTTTGCTGGTAAGCTTCACAACATGATAAAAGCAAAATATCCAAATCTTTCAAGAGGAGTGTATGAAAAACCCAGAGATAATTTTAACAATGGAATCTATAATCAAGATTTAGCTGGTAAATCTTTGGTGATAGAAATCGGTGGTATTGATAATAATCTTGAAGAATTAAATCGCACAGTAGATGTGCTTGCAGAAATCGTAAGTGAATATTACTGGGAGGATTCAGTAGAAGCAAGTAAAACAAAATAA
- a CDS encoding alpha/beta fold hydrolase has protein sequence MPLLKQNNSKIYYEVVGEGETIVFTHGASWDHAQWEPQIRYFSKGYQTIAWDVRGHGKSTLPAGKVDSNDFSKDLITLLDHLDVEKAHLCGLSMGGHISLQTAARYPERVSSLILIGTPFTNTFNRFEKFFMPINRLSNRFISMKTLGKWQGRALSKFNSNNKQYIEEVVSRMPHEVWLRLWDTISRMESEQQLQNIECPTLIMQGENDTMISRQQEVMHDKIKNSELKIIKQAHHATNLDQPEEVNRYMHDFIKK, from the coding sequence ATGCCTTTACTTAAACAAAACAACAGTAAAATTTACTATGAAGTTGTAGGAGAAGGTGAAACAATTGTTTTTACCCACGGTGCTTCTTGGGATCATGCACAATGGGAGCCCCAAATAAGGTATTTTTCAAAAGGTTATCAAACGATTGCTTGGGATGTGCGAGGGCATGGGAAGTCTACATTACCTGCTGGAAAAGTGGACTCTAATGATTTTTCAAAGGATTTGATCACTTTATTAGACCATTTAGATGTAGAAAAAGCACATTTATGTGGATTATCTATGGGTGGGCATATATCGCTTCAAACAGCTGCTCGTTATCCAGAAAGGGTAAGCTCTTTAATATTAATAGGAACTCCGTTTACTAATACGTTTAATCGATTTGAAAAGTTTTTTATGCCGATAAACAGATTGTCGAATCGCTTTATTTCTATGAAGACCTTGGGCAAATGGCAAGGTAGAGCATTATCAAAGTTTAATTCTAACAATAAACAATATATTGAAGAGGTAGTTTCTAGGATGCCCCATGAGGTATGGCTTCGTTTATGGGATACAATTTCTCGAATGGAAAGTGAGCAACAATTACAAAATATTGAATGCCCTACCCTGATTATGCAAGGTGAAAACGATACAATGATAAGCAGACAGCAAGAAGTTATGCATGACAAAATAAAAAATTCAGAGCTGAAAATTATTAAACAAGCACATCATGCGACAAATCTTGATCAACCAGAAGAAGTAAATAGATACATGCATGATTTTATAAAAAAATAA